In Drosophila ananassae strain 14024-0371.13 chromosome 3R, ASM1763931v2, whole genome shotgun sequence, the DNA window AGGACTGTGTCGGCTGGCTTTATCTTCGGCACTTTGGGTCTCCTTTTGTACCTTTTGCAGCTGATTTCAATATTGGTTGGACTACAGAGCTATATAAATGAGGTCAAAATAGTAGGGCTTTAGGGTTTTTATtcctaaaatatattttgataatttaGAATTTTAAGAATAAGTTTTTCTAACTTTTAAATTGCCTCTAAATGATCTCTCATAACTAAAAAAGCTTAAAACTAAACTGGTAACACTATTGTGTCCTTGAATGTGACCATACTCCGTTGTCACACTACCAAAAAGAAGCCAACGTAACTGAAGTAGGATATAGAAGGGAATACAGAACAGGATAGTGATGATGCAGCCTAGGAAGAGGTGTAGAAAACCCACACATCTAGACACCCATATGCAGCATCAAAAGAGCTTTTAATTAATCAAGGGGCAATCCACTTTGGCGTTTGAAAACTTCGACCAGTACGCCAATACCAATTGGGAGTAAGTCAACTTACCTGGCCAGGACTATGCCCGACTATGTTGCTATCGCTTCTCGGCCACCAAGCTCTTTCCCTTTCTGTTCTTAAGTGCCTCCCGCTCCTTCTATTGGCTGTAAAGCCCTTACCgtcttttcttgtttattcCGATTCGTTGTCCTTGTTTTAGTTCTGCCATAGAAGCAATTCTATCGATTGCTTATATTTTCCCTTCCACTCAAATCCTTTTTACTTTTCCCCCAAAACTTTTCTGAATTTTTGGCATGCTTGATTAGTTTGTTTCGTGTGCAATTTGTAGCGATTTGTAAATGTCACTTAGGCAACTCAAAAAGTGACAGACTCATTTGACAGTCGAAAAACAAGGTTTTCGGGTTGTACAGTGTGTGTTTAAATGATTTACATAAAATCTCTAACAGTTTAACCATTAGGCTGAAATTAATTTGATAATTACAAAAACTTTAATTGGCAGTAAAAggtattttatttcaaaatatttaataaaaatttaagagtAAAAAGAGTTTTATTATTGTTGCATAAAGATTTAGGAATTGCAGACTTAAAggcttaaaaatttttatattttatttatgatcTTTCTCTTGTCGATAGATCTTGATCTTGATCGATACGATCCCATAAAGCTTTTATCGATAGATCGGACGTAATCTAATTATTGGCTTTTAATATTCCAACAGTCCTTAAAGCTATAAGTAGTTATATGAGTCTGGGATTAATCTGGTAATATAACTATATTTTAAATCTAAATATGTTTAAAAGTTTGTCTTCTATGTGTTTGTCATCTTATTCCTACAAACAAgccaattaaaataaaaaaaaatcaacttcctttcaattaattttaagcGGATATTAAAccccaaaaataaagaaaactttGTAATGCCGTCATAAACATAATTTCCAGAAGTCTTTCAACGAAAACGCCAGAAACATAAACCTTAACAAAATGCAACCCACTCAACGAGAAGTTGGCTAAAAAGTTGTAACCAAttaaacccaaaataaatCCAAAAAGGAAGTATCGGGTAAgcgtgttttaatttttatttacgcgacataaaatgaaaatcagccaggagcaggagctaAGCATTTTAAGAGCGTTTTAAGAGGCAACCGCGAAGATGGGAAATGCGGAAAATGAGTGGGGGAAGGACAGGCGGTTTAAGGACATGTGGCTTGTGTAAATATGTGTACTTAATTAGGCCAAAAACCAGagcataaaacaaaaaagtgaCTTAAATTTTGCTCAAAAGCGCGTGAAAAGTGCGACGCtcattttgtaaaataaacaaattcatttAATTACATTTAAGCGACATGTGAGTGCCTTTTACATCCTTTTATATCCTTGGCATGTGCATGACAAATGAGATACAAAAGTGAGATACACGAGTAAGTGTGACAGGGCAGCATAATGAAATTTCGCGCTTAAAGCCAATTGTACCTTTTACACTTTAAATTCAATTCGTGAAGAAccgatatatttttaatttcatcaATTCGATTAAGAATGgaaaagaaggaaaaaaatgGCAGAGGGACACGTGCACAAAGGCAAGAAATCAAACGAGAGAAAAAATGCAATCATGgtgaaaatatttgcatatgCCGTGGCCCCTTTTTCCCGCCGGAAACGGAAGTAAACAATGGCCAGAGACCCGTCACAAAAAGGATGCTCCGCTTTGCCCCGGccaaaaatggccaaaagggGCGGCCAATAAAATTTCAGCGAACAATAACGAAAAAAgcgggaaaataaaaaaagcgaGTAAACTGCAAAGAAATAAGTCAAGCCCGAAAGGAAGAAGTGCTTCCCATTGATgatgaaaaatcgaaaatggATGCTCGTTTTTTTCGATTGTCCAGCCCCCAGCCATTGTTGTTGGTTCGAAGCTCAAAAATCgaccaaaaaataatcaaaaaaggACTTTAAATggtgaaaacaaaaatcaaaacgCTTCGGTCCAGAAAGGACATATTTTGGAAGAGTGTGTACATGGAAAATTATATGTTTGTCAAATAACGTTATTGTTCCTgtcaaaaatatcaaaatatttgttaagaatcaattattttgcaatcataaatgtaaaaaaatgtaattttattGCAAAGCAAATATTGATAATGAAACTATTTTTAGTGATTTAGACTTTGTTTGaaaaatcccctttatttttttttactgatAGTGTTGTTAGTTATTTATTATCGTTCTATTAAAGTCTTAGTTTATTTTGTAGAAACATTCTAAGAGATTATTACCATCAGATAATTTGTCAGCAAATGTAACTCTTAATTGAAGAtgactttttcaaaaagtacAATAgtgcttaaaaataataattaaaaactagttttGTTGGCAAATTTCTTCATCACTATTATTTTATCTTATCTATAAGACTGGTAAAGACTATTTTTATATGAAAAGatatctttaaaataaaataatttaataataacatCTTAAAAATAACTTAATCCTTTTCTGGTCGTTTTACCGCCCAGAGTGATTTCATCTCATTAATCTTAATATTATGAAAGGACACCAAAAAGTCAATAGAGTTCTCAGATATTTCTCCTTTTACGAGAGCATTCCGCTGTGATTCGGTGATCACAAAAGGACTGAGGTTAGTAATAGTGATATTGGCTCGTTTCGACATTGTTCCAGTAATATAAACATCATCTATTCTGAAGTAGGACGCTTTCTGAGCCTCTTCGTAAAGTCTCTTTACAGTATCGGGAGAGTAGATTATCGCGAAACCCGCACAACATTCCGGATAGTAATCGTCAGGGTATTCTTCAATGCTCACATACCACTTTGAATTCGGATTTCGGATTACAGGATTCCGTCTATTTAATCCACAAAACAATAAACTTTCCCTCTTTTGGAGAAAAGTATCGAGCTCATTAGTTGGAGGTTTCGGATCTACGAGGTTTTCGATAAGTTTGCCGGTGTTTATGAATACGTCATCGTCAACTTTTATCAAAAGTTTGGCACTATCGCAATATGTGTTGAACCATTTCAAAACCATTACGTGCTTATAGGTCACATTATCGTAGGAATCTATGAAATTCCCTTGCAGAAGGTCACCAAATAAAGATTGTTCCAAAATCAAGGACGATTGGAGGATAATATTTTCAGATTTTCCGAACGCAAACATAATGCGAAGTGGTGATTGTTCAATGGAATTAACACCTCCCCACGTCTCACGTATCACTGCacgtttttcaaaatttttcggAGCGGAGTGAATTAAAATTAGTCCTTTGGTTTCCATTTGGCAAGGTGGCTGCTCAATTATATAGGAAAAATTCGCGAAATCCATAAGGGGATCTTCCTTTCTTTCTGTTTTAAATTCTCGTTGAGGTTCGATGGTTTTTGGGGTATGGTTTTGTTGGTTGCTTATCAGGTGAATCAATAGGCAAAGATTTATAAAAACCACAAAAGCTATTACAATTCTACTTCGAACCATATTTGTAggttcttttattattttgttccGCTCTGGAAAAGGTCCCGAATCCGACTGAGATTTCTGGGCATAACCTTGCACGTTAAGTATGTTTCTATTAATTGGGTAACTTGATAAGAGTGTATTGAAcgggccaaaatatcttgatATTGATAAAAAGTAATTTAGAAAATGTCATAAATTTTGGTATTTCCAGATACATACGTATGTATATCTGCCAGGCATGATTCAGACATGACTACAACAAAGAATAAAGATTAAAGGCTAAGTGTCAGTTGTCCAGAATAGTCAGACAATTAAGCGAATTTATGTAATAATAATTTGCATATATTTGCCAACACTTAAGTGTTGCAAATTTTTACACTTGGCCTGCAGCTGTTTCGGCCCAGAGAATGGCAGCCAGACAGCGAcacagatacatagatacagaATCAGATATGAGAATATATACAAATACCGGGTATTTTTATCCCCAGCTACCGTTTAAGAGATAGACAATCTGAGATAAGCCTCGGCTGCACTATCGGCTGCAGTTTTGCAATTCAAATTACCAGCCTCAATGGCCAGATATATCGCGATACACAACTGCCAACAAGATATGGAAAATGCGATATGTTGACTTTTGCTGTTGAGCTTA includes these proteins:
- the LOC6502748 gene encoding beta-1,3-galactosyltransferase 5; its protein translation is MVRSRIVIAFVVFINLCLLIHLISNQQNHTPKTIEPQREFKTERKEDPLMDFANFSYIIEQPPCQMETKGLILIHSAPKNFEKRAVIRETWGGVNSIEQSPLRIMFAFGKSENIILQSSLILEQSLFGDLLQGNFIDSYDNVTYKHVMVLKWFNTYCDSAKLLIKVDDDVFINTGKLIENLVDPKPPTNELDTFLQKRESLLFCGLNRRNPVIRNPNSKWYVSIEEYPDDYYPECCAGFAIIYSPDTVKRLYEEAQKASYFRIDDVYITGTMSKRANITITNLSPFVITESQRNALVKGEISENSIDFLVSFHNIKINEMKSLWAVKRPEKD